From a region of the Oncorhynchus tshawytscha isolate Ot180627B linkage group LG14, Otsh_v2.0, whole genome shotgun sequence genome:
- the LOC112266464 gene encoding ribose-phosphate pyrophosphokinase 2 produces the protein MPNIVLFSGSSHQDLSQKVADRLGLELGKVITKKFSNQETCVEIGESVRGEDVYIVQSGCGEINDNLMELLIMINACKIASSSRVTAVIPCFPYARQDKKDKSRAPISAKLVANMLSVAGADHIITMDLHASQIQGFFDIAVDNLYAEPAVLQWIRENIPEWKNSCIVSPDAGGAKRVTSIADRLNVEFALIHKERKKANEVDRMVLVGDVKDRVAILVDDMADTCGTICKAAEKLIDAGAIKVYAILTHGIFSGPAITRINDAPFEAVVVTNTIPQEEKMKSCPKIQIIDIAMILAEAIRRTHNGESVSYLFSHVPL, from the exons ATGCCGAACATCGTGCTTTTCAGCGGGAGCTCCCACCAAGACCTGTCACAAAAAGTGGCTGATCGCCTCGGACTGGAATTGGGGAAAGTGATAACGAAGAAATTCTCCAACCAAGAAACATG CGTGGAGATTGGGGAGAGCGTGCGCGGCGAGGACGTCTACATTGTGCAGAGCGGCTGCGGCGAGATCAACGACAACCTGATGGAGCTGCTGATCATGATCAACGCGTGCAAGATCGCCTCGTCGTCCCGCGTCACCGCCGTCATCCCCTGCTTCCCCTACGCCCGGCAGGATAAAAAAGACAAG AGTCGtgctcccatctcagccaagctGGTGGCCAACATGCTGTCTGTAGCCGGCGCCGACCACATCATCACAATGGACCTCCACGCCTCGCAGATCCAG ggatTCTTCGACATCGCCGTGGACAACCTGTATGCAGAGCCCGCGGTCCTCCAGTGGATCCGGGAGAACATTCCAGAGTGGAAGAACAGCTGCATTGTGTCCCCTGACGCTGGAGGAGCCAAACG AGTGACCTCCATCGCTGACCGTCTGAATGTGGAGTTTGCCCTCATCcacaaggagaggaagaaggccaACGAGGTGGACCGCATGGTCCTGGTCGGAGACGTGAAGGACCGCGTGGCCATCTTGGTCGATGACATGGCCGACACCTGCGGTACCATCTGCAAAGCTGCTGAGAA ATTGATTGATGCCGGTGCGATCAAGGTCTATGCTATCCTCACGCACGGCATATTTTCCGGTCCGGCCATCACGCGCATCAACGATGCTCCCTTCGAGGCCGTGGTGGTCACCAACACCATCCCCCAGGAGGAGAAGATGAAGTCGTGCCCAAAGATACAG ATCATAGATATAGCCATGATCCTGGCCGAGGCGATCAGGAGAACCCACAACGGCGAGTCGGTGTCCTACCTCTTCAGCCACGTTCCCTTGTAA